One genomic window of Salvia miltiorrhiza cultivar Shanhuang (shh) chromosome 4, IMPLAD_Smil_shh, whole genome shotgun sequence includes the following:
- the LOC131021407 gene encoding zinc finger BED domain-containing protein RICESLEEPER 2-like has product MKPDFERWGTSIVGGKYLHMRCVAHILNLIVNEGLDEIGMSVRRVREAVKWIKASPSRADKFRGYVEALKIACSKSLTLDVPTRWNSTYLMLESAVPYVEVFNLHVNVVKEFVHDLNQKKYKDMTIGVPDSNDWAKVRMICDYLGRFYDLTLLVSGTTYVSAHLFFKEMCSIFEFITQLQRDTDTEIRAMANEMKDKLGKYWLETDEMNPRMNKLFHIAALLDPRQKITHVEKCLKKVYAPQRAIELLGEVRNSLNELFEYYKKQLASTDEALANAPTSVQIEPRVSSARSHVDVISDDSEDEDSGDM; this is encoded by the exons ATGAAGCCAGACTTTGAGAGGTGGGGGACAAGTATTGTTGGTGGCAAgtatttgcacatgcgttgtgTTGCTCACATCCTAAACTTAATTGTGAATGAGGGATTAGATGAGATTGGCATGTCCGTGAGACGAGTAAGAGAAGCCGTCAAATGGATAAAGGCATCACCATCTAGAGCGGATAAGTTTAGAGGTTATGTGGAGGCCTTGAAGATTGCTTGCAGCAAGTCTTTGACTTTGGATGTgccgacgagatggaactctaCATATTTGATGCTCGAGTCTGCTGTGCCATATGTTGAGGTCTTCAATCTACATGTGAATGTAGTTAAGGAATTTGTACATGATTTGAATCAAAAGAAGTACAAAGACATGACAATTGGAGTTCCTGACAGCAATGATTGGGCTAAAGTGAGGATGATTTGTGATTATTTGGGCAGATTTTATGATTTGACACTTCTCGTCTCAG GTACCACATATGTCTCTGCCCATTTGTTTTTCAAGGAAATGTGCTCTATCTTTGAGTTCATTACTCAGTTACAGAGGGACACCGATACTGAGATTAGGGCCATGGCCAATGAGATGAAGGACAAGCTTGGAAAGTATTGGTTGGAAACTGATGAGATGAACCCAAGAATGAACAAGTTGTTCCACATTGCTGCATTGTTGGATCCGAGACAGAAGATAACACATGTGGAAAAGTGCTTGAAGAAAGTTTATGCTCCGCAACGAGCAATTGAATTGTTGGGGGAGGTGCGCAACTCATTGAATGAGTTGTTTGAGTATTACAAGAAACAACTTGCTTCAACTGATGAAGCACTTGCGAATGCACCTACTTCGGTTCAAATTGAACCTCGAGTTAGTAGTGCTCGAAGTCATGTTGATGTTATTTCTGATGATAGTGAAGATGAAGATTCAGGCGATATGTAA